The sequence ACCCAAAACACTTGGACTTGGTAGTTAGCTAATCCAATGTAACAACTATCTTTCCTTAGGCAAGCCCAAAGGAATTATCATTCTTCCTTAGCACATCCAAGGGAATGACCATCCTCCCTTAGGTCTACTCTCGGGGAATAACTTAGCATTCATGGGTTTAGCTACATTTAGAATCTTGAACCCTAATCTCCCTATACTTTTTATGTGTATAAAAATCCTCTAAAGACCCACCATATTCCCATCGAACATTAGTATAGacgtaagagatatttattttttattaaatactatCAGAGTAAAATTACAccttttaggtgtataaaagtctttCAAGGACCCACCATATTCTCATCAAACATTAATACAGatgtaagggatatttatccTTATTAAATGCTATCAAGGTAATTATACTAAAGACCCTCCTCTTCACAAAATGACAAGactcatgggctataaatacaccatgagacCTTCAGAACTAAGATTCACAATTTTTATTCTCtactacatatatatttttagagtatatttctctagaatattattgtattttttctctttaaaagatatttatttaagcatcAGAGAGTCTTCACCTCCACTAAAAAAGATCTTTTGCAAGTCAGCttgactagaaaaaataaataaaattattatgactgattaattaatcaattattcaaCCTTAAAACTGTATTTCTAAACTAATTAGATTTGTAAGATCTCATGATATACAATTACGACCACATAATTTGTCCTAGAGCGAAATCGTATTGACTAGTATTTACTTCGAAAGCAAGAAAGGAGTTAAATAGCTTTACTAGTAATTATCTTTTTCtcgttaaaaagaaaaaaaaaaaacacgcccTTCGTTCTCTTTTCTGACAAGGGTGAAGTGCAGCAGAGAACAGGATAGCAACTAAACAGGCATAGAAAAGGCAACATGGAACaggatttggttattttatgaCTTTATCATCTGTTTTTACGGTTCAATAGCCAAATgcatttcattttataaatgaattctcattgataaaaagaagaggatacactgcataatatatataagaaatttacTTAAATAAGAGTGTTTGTATTTCATTGACATGTGTATATATAGAAACTTGAAAACATGATCCAAAATCCTTCCTCCAACTCCCTATTAATGATAACTAAAGGGATACAGACTGAAATTTAATTCCCAATTATTAGATTATTCATCCCACTCAATTATTTTTCCATAATTTCTTTCATGTATGTTCATCACCTTCCTACTCTTGGCTGCCGTTTTAGCTTCTTCATATTGCAACTACCCTTTAATTATTATCCTTGAATGAAAGGGTCAATTGAACTAGGCTCTCCTTGTAAAAATAGATTCCGTTTTCTCTCGTGTACTGAGGTCAAAGAAGATGAGTTTATCATTGTCAGATTCCAGCACAAGCTTATTATTCTTCCAATGTGTGCATGGAGTCTTGCTTCCTGTAAGAGGCTTAACAGTGAGTTTCTTGGTTCAACACCTCATTCTCATTCAATAACCATATTATCAAGAAACTTGTACATCTCGTAGAGAGTAAACAAAGCAATGGACAAACGGTATAATGCAAGTCTGTCACAAGCTGGCTTAGTATACTCTGGTACTTGTATCTCTAGGAACATTTCAGTACGCACGTAGCCAATGTTAAAGGAAAGAATCACTTCAGAATTTTCACTATGCACGTATGATCTTCACCAACAATAAATTCCATTAACACATGTATAACATTCGGAGTTGGTTAGGCAATAAGCTTGTTCCAAATCTCCCCAATAAGCAGCCCAATATCAACTGGATGCGTGCAGACACAATAATACAAACATGGAACTCATTATGAAGACACAACTAGTCCAACCAAGTACAACACTGgtttaacaaaatcaatttttcaattttcatttccaTACAGAACCAATGATAATTTCAGGagacatgcaagaaaataatataataaatcttGTCAATATTTCCTAAATGATTAATAGATACTATAATTTGAAAAGGGAAAATACCTTATTGACTATaagcattaaaataaattttgctctgtaaaaaatcaaatgtgttTTCACGGACTCACTGTATATTGTATGGCTGAACAGCCAGGATCAATAAACACAAAATTGCCTACACAATCTTCTTGGTTGCAACTGCTTAATGGCCGAGAGCGACACCACAACACAATATAAATTGCAATTTATTAAGACCAAGTGTTTTCTCCACCTGATGAAACTCTACTTTCTAACAAATTTTGTGGACCCTCCAACTATTTCTGCCTCTTACTATCCAGTGCTTCCTTAAGTTTCCTTCCCAACGCATATGCTAGAGGAGGAGGAACAGCATTTCCAATTTGCCGATGCTTGTGTTGAATGTTACCGAAAAACTGATAGTTATCTGGGAATCCCTGGGtcaaagaattaagaaaaaaggaaacaaataaaaaaacgaaaCCAAGCTTTTGCATGCAGCGCAGGAGCCGGGGTGAAATATGCAAGGTGGATGATTGTTGCAAGCACTGGCTACGTGCTGTctctttttaaaacttctttcagaatcaatttattttataaagtcaGAAACTTGGACAATGGTCAAACAGTCCAGGGAAACTGAACTTACTTGAGATCGTGCACATTCACGAACAGTAAGAATCCTGTCCTGCTCAGGGTGAAAGCACATCCCCACCTTACCCATTGGCTGGGGATCTGTTATTGATGTTGGGAAGTTCCCTTCCCAATCCAATCTTCCAAATAGCCCCTTCCACTGATTGTGTCGTTTAGCTGTGTTTGGAAGGCACCATGGTATCAAATCAACCATTTGCCCAGTAGACAATTTGACCTGCATATCATGACATTATCAAAAATCACTCATCTCTACTTTCATCATGCATTAGGTTTATATCAACCTCGCATTGCAAGgtatcaataacatgtttttgtacCTTCTCATCTGGGAGATCACGCCAATCAGCACCTGGCCGCTTTGGGATATTCTTGCATCTAATAAGATTCAgctcattcatttcttttgatatatGGTCAGTCAAGACAACCATGTCGCCTcgaattttcttttgaaaccaAGAGATAGGATCATTTCCGTactgcaaaacaaaaggtttgGTTATAATGCCCATGATCATATTACTTAGGAGTAAGAAGTTCCAGAAGAAAATTTTAGCATCTAATATACCTCCAAATTTGTCTTAGAAGCACCATTCGCCACATCTGGGAGATCACCAATTGTATCTCTGACAGTTATTGCACGGAAAGGGGCTCCATAAGCAGTACTCCTAACAGCAGCATATTGTGACTTCTCAgacaatgttatttttaactCTGGGGCAGCAAAAACATGCATTGGCTCTGGCCATTCTGGGAGTATCTCCTCAGGAGAGGCTGCCCATATAAAGGCACGTTTGCGTGACTGAGAAACTCCATATGCTCCGGCCTCCAAAATTCCAAATCTCACCTATTCACAATCAATACACATGTAGACATGGTTACATACAATTAGCATTCTGCatacaaaaatgaaattatacAACCATGGTTATTTCCAATGGCATCGCAATATCTACCTGATAACCCATCTGAAGAAGAGAAGCAATAGTTAAACGGAAAGTCTGTCCTTTATTGAAAGATACAAAGTTCCTCACATTCTCTAAGAGGAAATACTTTGGGCGGAAGTAATCAGCAAAGGATAAGAATGCTAAGATCATCTCACATTGAACTTTACTCCAAGTGCTCTGATTAAACCTATTCATTCCAGAGAAGCCCTGCAAAGACACATTACTTTTTCGAGTGTCCATAAATTCCAGAGATGTTAGATGCCTCAGGTTAGTGCAAAGAAAGGCTATAAATACCTGACATGGAGGCCCTCCATTGATGAAATCCACCTGCCCTGGCAATGGCAAACCATTGATCACCTTTGCATCAAGTGATGAAGCCAATTTAGCAGCCTCAGAAGTAGAAATACAGTCATCTGCATCTCCACACCTCTCCATCACAGCCCTTAATTAACATCAGATAATTAGTCACCAGAAAAATGAGTGATAACAAAAGAAAGTTTCAATCACAAAACAACCACTTACCTGAGGATCACATTGCAATTATTAATAAACATCAATGATTCTGCATGATTGAGTTTAAATGCTTCCCCAGCAGGCTCTTCATATTCAATAGCCCACTTGGTTGTTGAGACACCTGCAATGGTGAAAATAGCCAGTTGTCAATTTATCCAACAATAGGCATAAATATCAATTATTCCTCCAAGTGAAGGATAAAGAGATGAGCACTACCAGCTTGCTGCAATCCCTCAGACAAGCCACCACAACCAGCAAAAATATCCAAAGTGGCCAAACGGTACTCTGGAGATGCTTCCAATTGTTTGTCATCTTCTGTATCATTTTCTCCTTCTTTAgactttccctttctctttctaCTTGCAACATCACCATCTTTACTCACAGCTGAAAACTTTGATTTGATATGAGCTGGTAGCTGTCCACAGTGAAACTGGAAGATTACTTATAGCTCACAGGAGCAAAGTCGAATAGTGAACCTCATAATGGCCCAGAGAAACAATCTGAAGGGCTTAGATGGCCTTAGAAATTAACTAAACTGACAATTCTCCATAAGCTGATGGACTCAGTCAGCATGTAACATTATGGGAATgaacaaaagacaaatcacctgCTTGAGGGACCCATTGGAAGGATCATACATGTGCTCGCAGAAGAAGGTATGATCAAAGATTGCAGGAGCACTGCATGTGggaatatcaattttctttctgaCTTCACATTTCCCTTCAATCACCTCAACAGATAAAAGATGTGTTTCTTCACTATAATATATCTGAAATTAAGCAATAAAAACTCATTATGAATTACAAAGAAGCAAAGATGTCAGAGCAGTTTCTGGAGTTCTTTGGCATGAATTTGTTGGATAAATTTGGATGAGACTATAAATGTCGAACAACATGGTCAAAGAGTGATTACAGAATCCACAAagattataaaacataaatatacagaagtttttaaaaaagcttttaCCTCACGAATATCAGAACAATATGCCTTTTCAGGTGAAATATCATCTGGTCTGAAAAATCTTTGAACTTTGACCTCAGTGGATCTTGTTTCAGATTGTTTTGTTTCCATTGGAACTACTTCCAATAACTGGCACACAGCATAAGGCTTCAATCCAACATTCCTTCCACCCTTAAAAGTTTCAGTCTCCCCACTTTCCACGGCAAATTGATGAGGGTTCACATAGACAAAATCATGGACTGAGTACTCAGTTCCTTTGTATGAAAATCCTGTTTGAGAAGAATTCACTTTGGAAATATTCTTGTCTTCTTCAGATATTTTTAAGTTACAAGAGTGGCAGACACCAGAGCCAAGACCCATAGTATCAAATGGAAGAGTGAAGAAAGCACCCCTTTCTGGCCAGTACAAGCTTTTACAGTAATATTCTAGTGGCAatcctttctttttcctctcttctgCCTTTTCCCTATCAATTCTATCAGCATTGGCATTATCTTTCCTGTGATGATGTCCCCAAGGCCTTTTTCGAACTTCCAGAATTATTGCTTGCTTAACATCCTGTAGTTTATAATTCATGCATTCATTTGTTAAGAAAACCTCTCTATCATTGGCAGTGTTACCAAGAACTGTCTCAGATCCCCACTTCATCATTCTCCCATGAAACATTTTACTTCCATTTCTTGTTTCAAACATGTACTCCACAAAATAAATGGCAGGAAGTTCATCTGGTTCATCAACCTCTACTAAGACAGCAGCCCCCACCACAATGACCTGTCCACAAACAATGGCTTGCTTGTAAATGTCTTCTCCAGAAGATGTTTTTCTTACAGGATTCCCATCCCATCTTACCTCTTTTTGTGAAGTATGGGATTTACAATGTTCAAACACTGAATAAGGTTTTAGTGTTTTCTCTACCACCACCTctttatcatcatcttcattttcatcctGTTCCTCaagttcatcttcttcttttacatcACAATCATTTCCCTCTTTCAAATCCTCTGGAGAATAGTTTGAATAATATTCCCCCCATATTCTGTTGATCAGTCTTGTTGTTGTTGCCTGCATAAGCTTCCTCTTGGACGTTCCAGAAGCAACAGTATCCATTGCAGCCCGAGGATTCAAATTGGAATGACACTTTTGCACAATTGCTTTTTTGTTCACTACCCATTTAGTATGGTGCCTCTCCTCCATCATACGAGTCAAACCGACCACAAAAGCACATTTCTTGATCTTCTGATCTGGAAACTCAGCAAAAAGCTGTAGTATTATCTGTCCATGCACTACCACGTACCTCTCAACAGCTGCTAGATCAGAAGAAATATAAGCATGATGATCCTTCTTGAACTCAGACACTTTCCGGATTACATCTGCAAAAGAAAGCCGTGATACTCGACTTTGCTCCTTCAACAATGTAATGATGCTTCTTGCAAGCTTAACTGTTTTTAGGACTGGCTTATACCAGGAAGCATATTGTTTTGATGGCTTTCCAAGTCTATACCTGAAGatgttgagaaagaaaaaaacactgatCAAGATCacgagaaaataaaattactaacttGCAGCACCAGAAATCTTTCATGAGATAAAACCCAAAATAACTTCCAAACAGAAAACATACACCAATGGTTTCTCCCTGATATGTTAGTAACCTGCTACGAACTTAATTAATCCCTATAGTTGAATAGTTTCAACATATTTCCAATGAGAAGACATATTTGATTGGCAAACAGATTGTTAGACTTAAGTTAAAATGATTAGAAGCAAGGTCAAGAGACAGCAATAATTCAAGCACACATGCATGTGTCTGTATGTGTGTGCGCAAGTGTTTATTGGTGTTATGTGTTTGATTAATAACAATATGAGAATATTACAATACCAGGCCATGTCCGTGCGTagtgatataaaaatcattgatgatCCAAACTCAATCATCCACTCCTTTATCGCACTCAAAAATATCGGCAAACCCATGTCATCCTGAGCCTCCAAACCCCTTGAAGAAGACTGATCAGGACCATCATCAAGACAGAATCCGCTTCCGTCATCTTCAGTCATACTTCCTGATCCAAAGATGGTGACATCAATGTCTTCACAAGGTTTCATTGGAAGAAGCTCCAAAGAAATCAACCTTGAGTCTGAGTTATAAAGTGACCAGTTATGAAGCATTCTTCTAGGGAGATCATCAGGGTGGTCAATTACATCATCACTTGCAACAGCTATATACTCATCGGTTTCTTCATTAGAGTGTTTGTAAAACACAGGGAGAGGGTAGTCATTTGCAATCTCatcttcattaattttgatGTAGATTGTGTTGGATGCAGAAACTGAACCACGACTTTTCTTCTGCCTCATATTAGACTGCCAATACTCTTCTTCCTGCAATAATCTTGCTAACTTTGCATCCTCGTCTTCCTCAACTGTGGTACTGGATTGGTTAGACTGATTCACAACAGCACCATCCACAGATTCTGGACCAATCACCAAGTTCCCACCAGAATTTGCTGCTTTTGCTATCAGAACATTTCCATGATTGCGACTTTCATCTCTCAAGGCTACAAGAACAGGCAAGTCTGCAAATTTCTTATCATTCTTTGTGGAAGTCTCATCCAAACCAATTATTTGGTGATAAATAAATTCACCCTGAGAAATGAGGAAATTCTTGATGGATACTGCACCAGAGAAACACTTATTTCCACTCATTGCTCGCACAACCCCAGCAAGCAACTCATCAAGGGTGAATTCAGGGTTTCCTCCAGAGAATCTTGAGAGTTTTTTGTAGACTTCAACACAAGCAAGTGCCTTCTGGAAGAAATGATCAAAGAACTTCTTGTAGCCACCAGCAGGCTTAATGCAGTCATAATCTGCCACTTCAGTACTTAGCCAAATGACTGGGGATCCATCTTCATAACCAGAGATATCCCATGCTTCTATCCTTCCAAAGCCATCACACCTAACATGCACTTCTTTTTCCTTGTCAATGCTTTCCTCATGAGGCATTATAATGCCAGAGATAAACATATCATCAACTTCAACCATCTCCAAGGGCTGTGGGTTGCCATTTGCATCATGCAcaacaaaatcaatcaatctcCTGTTTGGGCGACCCTCTTCTTGCCCTTGAGTCAAACGAACAGCTAGAATTTCTTCATCGACAACttgttctttctttgattcaacAACATAAGACTTCTCTTCATGCAATCGTACAGATTTCTCCTTGAAATCTTTGCATGCAGCAGCTCTCTTAGGCCTTTTCAGTGAACCATCGCCACCAGTAGGCTCTTCCTTGTTGGTATCAGGGGAATTTCTCTTCTtcccttttgtgtttttttctggCACTTCTTTCTTTACATTAGACACTGAAGAtttttgtttcccttttttGTTCTTCCTCATACCTACTGCAAAGTTCAAAAGTTTAGTGATGAAGCAAAAAGGCTAATACTTTGATTGTTTAACGTCAGTCATGAAGCAAAATGCATTAGACTTTGAATGTaacaaaaaaagtcattttgtAGTGTGCTATCAATCAACCATATTAGTTCATGCAGTACTCCCTCGTACAAAGTGAGTTTtccagtgaaaaaaaaacccttatctctctctctctctctctctctctctgtatttgGTAACGTGGTTAGAAGTACGGTAGGGTTGAAAAGCATCGAATTGATGGCTCATTTTCAGGCACCAAATTGATGCGGTGcgttttgcatttcaaaatacCAAATAGCTGTTCACATTTATGTAACAAATTGAGAAAGCTAATAATTGAAGTTGAGGTATACAAAAAACTCTCAAGATTCTCTATTTTATTAGAGGATTTATGAACCAGATTGCAGACACGCCAAATCAAGAGGCTAATAAGTGATGCTTTTCGCATTTTCAATCGTGCTTGATCGAATATCAAATGTGCCCTAAAACTTTTATTGCAACAGTGGCAAATAAAGGGTTACAAACCAACCAAACCGAGAGAGCTAATAATTGATGCTTCTCGCATTTCCAAACATACTAGACCCAAAAATCAAACATGTTCTAATAAAACAGTGGCAAATAACAAATTGAGAAAGCTGGTATTTGATGCTTCTCACATTTACAAACATACTTGATGGAAATATCAAACATGTTCTAATACAATATTGGcaaataacaaattaagaaagcTAATAATTGATGCTTCTCACATTTCCAAACATACTTGACTGAAATATCAAACATGTTctaaattttctaataaaataatggcaaataacaaatcaagaaaGCTGATAATTGATGCTTCTCGCATTTCCAAACATACTTGACTGACATATCAAACATGTTCTAAATCTTCTAATAAAATAGTGGCAAATAACAAATTGAGAAAGCTGATAGTTGATGCTTCTCACATTTCCAAACATTCTTGACCCAAATATCAAActtgttttagaatttttaatacAACAGTGGCAAATGACAAATCAAGAAAGCTGGTATTTGATGCCTCTCACATTTACAAACATAATTGACCGAAATATCAAACGTGTTCTAATACAATAGTGGCAAATAACAAATTGAGAAAGCTAATAATTGATGCTTCTCACATTTCCTAACATACTTGACCGAAATATCGAACGTGTTCTAAACCCTCTAATAAAATAGTGGCAAATAACAAATTGAGAAAGCTAATAATTGATGCTTCTCACATTTCCAAACATGCATGACTGACATATCAAACGTGTTCTAAATCCTCTAATAAAATAGTGGCAAATAACAAATTGAGAAAGCTAATAATTGATGCTTCTCGCATTTCCAAACATGCCTGACCGACATATCAAACGTGTTCTAAATCTTCTAATAAATTAGTGGCAAGTAACAAATCAAGAAAGCTAATAATTGATGCTTCTCACATTTCCAAACATACTTGACTCAAATATCAAAcgtgttcttgaatttttaatacaACAGCGGCAAATAACAGGGTTACAAACCCATCAAATCAAGAAAGCTAATTATTAATGGATTTCACATTTCCAATCTTACTTGAGTGCACTACGAAACATGCCCTGAAACTTCTATTATGACAGTTTAAATAACAAGGTCACACAGCCATTAAATCAAGAAGTATAATAACGCTTACACAAATCTCAAACTACATGCATAAAGTACGCTAGGAAAATGAGACTAGGACTCAGATAGCGCACCATTATACTTTTTATACACGAAAGAAATctaaattctcaattttttcttaacagGTTTTGTTTTCTAACAGAAACTGTACAACTTCCTGCCTAAGCACCAAAGATTTGTATATTGTGTACAAGTTAACTCGGAAACAAACAAACGAACAGACAAACAAACCCCAATttgcaaaaatgaaaaaataaaaaaccaagttgATGAATTGGATCATGGGTAGTTTTGGGTGATGGAAAGAAGGAAAGTGGGATGCTTTGCCTTTGACTACATAGAATAATGTTCATAGTCCTTaacaaatcttaaataaaaatacaaaagcgAAAAACCAACGAACCATTCATAATCCAATCATCAAACAAACATCAAGTAGATTGAGGTTGGATGATAAccagatgatgaagaagaaatagtATTATCAACTGGGTCATTTGTTGTTGTATCCAATATTGATGAAGAtcccatctttctttctttcccttatCGACAAACCCCTCCTGCTTCTGCTTTGTTCTTTGCCCTTTGCGGTGGCCTGGGTTAGGTTTGGGGTTTGGTTGTTGGATTGATGACAGCAACAACACTAAAATGTAATAAGTAATGGTGGATTTAAAGGGAAAAACAGTGGGCGGGAAACGAAAAGGTGTGTGCTTTGGTTTTGGACAATGGCGTCTATTGcctccaaaaccaaaaccaaaaggtGTCAGTGTAATTCACCCATCTCTTCCCTCCATAACTCGTTGCGTTTACTTGCTCCTAACTCTCCACTACTGTGTCTCAGATTTCCTTGTGGCATGGGCCGATTCTCTTTGTGGCCCATTAAACTGACAACACAAGCCCGTTATTATATTGTTTGTAGGCTGTTGCCTATTGGGGTAAGTAATAGTAAAGGTTGGATTTTTACTCAGACCACCCTCCATCATATGTTCCCGCGACAGACAACGACACAATCCAAGCCGGACGTGCCATTGACGTTGCAGAAGCTCAGTAATAGCTGCCAGATTACCATGAGAAGAATCATGTTGAAGCAATTGGTCCACACTGCAAACTTAGAATCAACTTCCACgatgattttttctataatcCACCCACCAAGCCATATCTATGCCGTTTAAAATACCCCATAGCTCAGCACAAAGCACTGAACATATATCAAGATGGTAAGCAAAGCCCTTAAGCCAACCTCCAGCACCATCTCTGACAAGACCTCCAGCTATAGCAGTACCCAGTGAGGCTTTAAATGCCCCATCTGTATTCAGCGTCACCCAACCACTAGGTAGAAAGGTCCTTTGTTATCTACAATCCTATGGTTTCTAGGATGCACGTGATTCTGCATGAACCTGCTTTCTTGCTAGCATTTATTAAAAGGTTAtcaaatcgtaaaaaaaaaaagggaaaaaaactgaaaatgaaaaaaaaatttctgttAATAAtcataagattattttaaacatgaaggtttatttgggattttgtctaattttctatttatgatCTAATTTTCTATT is a genomic window of Populus trichocarpa isolate Nisqually-1 unplaced genomic scaffold, P.trichocarpa_v4.1 scaffold_25, whole genome shotgun sequence containing:
- the LOC7484095 gene encoding DNA (cytosine-5)-methyltransferase 1 isoform X2 gives rise to the protein MGSSSILDTTTNDPVDNTISSSSSGMRKNKKGKQKSSVSNVKKEVPEKNTKGKKRNSPDTNKEEPTGGDGSLKRPKRAAACKDFKEKSVRLHEEKSYVVESKKEQVVDEEILAVRLTQGQEEGRPNRRLIDFVVHDANGNPQPLEMVEVDDMFISGIIMPHEESIDKEKEVHVRCDGFGRIEAWDISGYEDGSPVIWLSTEVADYDCIKPAGGYKKFFDHFFQKALACVEVYKKLSRFSGGNPEFTLDELLAGVVRAMSGNKCFSGAVSIKNFLISQGEFIYHQIIGLDETSTKNDKKFADLPVLVALRDESRNHGNVLIAKAANSGGNLVIGPESVDGAVVNQSNQSSTTVEEDEDAKLARLLQEEEYWQSNMRQKKSRGSVSASNTIYIKINEDEIANDYPLPVFYKHSNEETDEYIAVASDDVIDHPDDLPRRMLHNWSLYNSDSRLISLELLPMKPCEDIDVTIFGSGSMTEDDGSGFCLDDGPDQSSSRGLEAQDDMGLPIFLSAIKEWMIEFGSSMIFISLRTDMAWYRLGKPSKQYASWYKPVLKTVKLARSIITLLKEQSRVSRLSFADVIRKVSEFKKDHHAYISSDLAAVERYVVVHGQIILQLFAEFPDQKIKKCAFVVGLTRMMEERHHTKWVVNKKAIVQKCHSNLNPRAAMDTVASGTSKRKLMQATTTRLINRIWGEYYSNYSPEDLKEGNDCDVKEEDELEEQDENEDDDKEVVVEKTLKPYSVFEHCKSHTSQKEVRWDGNPVRKTSSGEDIYKQAIVCGQVIVVGAAVLVEVDEPDELPAIYFVEYMFETRNGSKMFHGRMMKWGSETVLGNTANDREVFLTNECMNYKLQDVKQAIILEVRKRPWGHHHRKDNANADRIDREKAEERKKKGLPLEYYCKSLYWPERGAFFTLPFDTMGLGSGVCHSCNLKISEEDKNISKVNSSQTGFSYKGTEYSVHDFVYVNPHQFAVESGETETFKGGRNVGLKPYAVCQLLEVVPMETKQSETRSTEVKVQRFFRPDDISPEKAYCSDIREIYYSEETHLLSVEVIEGKCEVRKKIDIPTCSAPAIFDHTFFCEHMYDPSNGSLKQLPAHIKSKFSAVSKDGDVASRKRKGKSKEGENDTEDDKQLEASPEYRLATLDIFAGCGGLSEGLQQAGVSTTKWAIEYEEPAGEAFKLNHAESLMFINNCNVILRAVMERCGDADDCISTSEAAKLASSLDAKVINGLPLPGQVDFINGGPPCQGFSGMNRFNQSTWSKVQCEMILAFLSFADYFRPKYFLLENVRNFVSFNKGQTFRLTIASLLQMGYQVRFGILEAGAYGVSQSRKRAFIWAASPEEILPEWPEPMHVFAAPELKITLSEKSQYAAVRSTAYGAPFRAITVRDTIGDLPDVANGASKTNLEYGNDPISWFQKKIRGDMVVLTDHISKEMNELNLIRCKNIPKRPGADWRDLPDEKVKLSTGQMVDLIPWCLPNTAKRHNQWKGLFGRLDWEGNFPTSITDPQPMGKVGMCFHPEQDRILTVRECARSQGFPDNYQFFGNIQHKHRQIGNAVPPPLAYALGRKLKEALDSKRQK
- the LOC7484095 gene encoding DNA (cytosine-5)-methyltransferase 1 isoform X4, giving the protein MNGMRKNKKGKQKSSVSNVKKEVPEKNTKGKKRNSPDTNKEEPTGGDGSLKRPKRAAACKDFKEKSVRLHEEKSYVVESKKEQVVDEEILAVRLTQGQEEGRPNRRLIDFVVHDANGNPQPLEMVEVDDMFISGIIMPHEESIDKEKEVHVRCDGFGRIEAWDISGYEDGSPVIWLSTEVADYDCIKPAGGYKKFFDHFFQKALACVEVYKKLSRFSGGNPEFTLDELLAGVVRAMSGNKCFSGAVSIKNFLISQGEFIYHQIIGLDETSTKNDKKFADLPVLVALRDESRNHGNVLIAKAANSGGNLVIGPESVDGAVVNQSNQSSTTVEEDEDAKLARLLQEEEYWQSNMRQKKSRGSVSASNTIYIKINEDEIANDYPLPVFYKHSNEETDEYIAVASDDVIDHPDDLPRRMLHNWSLYNSDSRLISLELLPMKPCEDIDVTIFGSGSMTEDDGSGFCLDDGPDQSSSRGLEAQDDMGLPIFLSAIKEWMIEFGSSMIFISLRTDMAWYRLGKPSKQYASWYKPVLKTVKLARSIITLLKEQSRVSRLSFADVIRKVSEFKKDHHAYISSDLAAVERYVVVHGQIILQLFAEFPDQKIKKCAFVVGLTRMMEERHHTKWVVNKKAIVQKCHSNLNPRAAMDTVASGTSKRKLMQATTTRLINRIWGEYYSNYSPEDLKEGNDCDVKEEDELEEQDENEDDDKEVVVEKTLKPYSVFEHCKSHTSQKEVRWDGNPVRKTSSGEDIYKQAIVCGQVIVVGAAVLVEVDEPDELPAIYFVEYMFETRNGSKMFHGRMMKWGSETVLGNTANDREVFLTNECMNYKLQDVKQAIILEVRKRPWGHHHRKDNANADRIDREKAEERKKKGLPLEYYCKSLYWPERGAFFTLPFDTMGLGSGVCHSCNLKISEEDKNISKVNSSQTGFSYKGTEYSVHDFVYVNPHQFAVESGETETFKGGRNVGLKPYAVCQLLEVVPMETKQSETRSTEVKVQRFFRPDDISPEKAYCSDIREIYYSEETHLLSVEVIEGKCEVRKKIDIPTCSAPAIFDHTFFCEHMYDPSNGSLKQLPAHIKSKFSAVSKDGDVASRKRKGKSKEGENDTEDDKQLEASPEYRLATLDIFAGCGGLSEGLQQAGVSTTKWAIEYEEPAGEAFKLNHAESLMFINNCNVILRAVMERCGDADDCISTSEAAKLASSLDAKVINGLPLPGQVDFINGGPPCQGFSGMNRFNQSTWSKVQCEMILAFLSFADYFRPKYFLLENVRNFVSFNKGQTFRLTIASLLQMGYQVRFGILEAGAYGVSQSRKRAFIWAASPEEILPEWPEPMHVFAAPELKITLSEKSQYAAVRSTAYGAPFRAITVRDTIGDLPDVANGASKTNLEYGNDPISWFQKKIRGDMVVLTDHISKEMNELNLIRCKNIPKRPGADWRDLPDEKVKLSTGQMVDLIPWCLPNTAKRHNQWKGLFGRLDWEGNFPTSITDPQPMGKVGMCFHPEQDRILTVRECARSQGFPDNYQFFGNIQHKHRQIGNAVPPPLAYALGRKLKEALDSKRQK